The DNA segment tggtctattaacttatactgtctgatgatgtcaccaggcaggccaaaactccatccaacTAAAACAGGTATTTTCAACCAGCTCTTACACTTAAATGACATtatcattttcacagtattattccaacctcatagtgtgaaaatatatataaaacacaagtTTTGGgcagcactgggcctttaatattCACACAAAAATACAGTACATCAATAAAGATAGTGCTTGCTACCAAGGACCTCAGGGACAATATCAAATAAATGACAGATATTACAAATATAAAATGCCAATTAAATGTAACATTGTACAATCATGGTGAATGCCAGATGTTATGCTGGAACTGGGTTGTTTGTAAGACAATTTTATTTTTGGACTTTGTCTTTTCCTCATCCATTCACTATCTGGACATCCTGCACTCCTGCACCATTCTTCATTCACCTGCTTGGCTGTAAGGTTCAGGCTATTTCACATGCTCTATGAATCATATAGAATAACCAACACTAATTCAATAGAAATAGATTAAATATTGACATTTTATTATCATATCATTTTCACTCACTTAACAGAAAAATCCAACATACGAAACACATAAATACGGCATTATCTAAATAGACAATAATACTCTTTAGAAATAATTTACATTTCGCTATTACTATGTACAGTTTTTAGAGTGCATTCTATTACTGTGTGCTGTAGCTGAGCTACTGTGAAGGAGCAGAGGGCAACAGAGGGCCAATGAGAGAGTCCAGCTCTAACACCTCTGACATCAAGTCAGTATCTTCAGAAAACATCATATACTCAACCGACCTTCTACTCAGGACGCCATTCTAAGCAACACAGATTCAACAGAGATCATATTTTTCATTATATCACTCCTATCATCCAGTCACTCAACACTTGTGGTGTTTCCACTTGCGCGCAGCCACTGTGATGCTGTTGTTCTTCTTGTGCCAGGGGAAGAGGCGGGTGAGGGCCAGGGTGCCATCGGACTGCACGGCGCCAGTCAGCAGGTAGAGCTGGGTGCGGCCGGGCCGGACCAGTACGTTGGCACAGGGCAGGTTGATGAGCAGCCACTGATGGAGGAGGTGCTGGGTGTCGTAGGGAAGCAGGGGGCCCTGGCGGATAAACTCTACCCGGCCCTCCACCTCAAACTCTGGCTCCCCCGAGGGCCGGCGCCGGCGAGACAGCTTGGCTGTTACagctgagggaggagagagaggacagaaggtGAGTATGCTAGCTGAGACAGAACTACACACATATGTATGGTACAAATATACACACTAATAAACTTGCATAACATACTAATCAATGCAAACAGACACATACGTACAGTACATTATTGCACATGCTTACCAAAATCATCCTGGCACAGAGCGTCCAGAACTGTCTTCAGTGAAGGGTGCTCCTCCACGGAAGGACATGCTTGGCATGCGGGTTTAGGCAATGCTTTGGCAAGGTGGCTGTTGCTGTGTTTGGGGTGGGGGGTCAGGCACATGTCTTCCTGGGTAGGGAAACGGTCACAGTCTAGCGCCTCTGGCCAGACGTGGCCCTGACAGGCCAGTACTGGGGCACAGCTGTCCCTGACGGCCACACACAGGCTACGGCACGGCTGGATAAAactggagatggagagacagacacggGGTCAGGGTTCAAAACACACTGGACACTGGGTGAAAATGATAGGAATGTTCCATTGTAAACACACTGAGGGTGAAATATAAGTGATGGAGGAGTGGATAGTTCCCTCTTGAGAAGGAGTTAGCAGTGGGATGTTCTCAAGGGGAAGGTAATAGGGAAATAGACAGAGAACAGCCAAGTTGACAGAGAAGGAAGAGAGCAGCCTAgtatggagacacacacacacacacacacacacacacacacacacacacacacacacacacacacacacacacacacacacacacacacacacacacacacacacacacacacacacacaggaaggacATAGAAAGATAGAAGAGGACATGTATAGGTAAAAGGCAAACAAAAGCTACAGACTTACGCGTCGAGGCAGACGGGGGCGATGAGGGAGCAGAGGAAGGCCTGGGCCTGGGGATGGCAGCCAGTCTGCAGCAGGGGTCTCCAGTCCTCTGAGCGGGGTACCACCTCGCCCTCTAGGCTGCTGTGCCCCAGCAAGTTAGGCAGCCTCATCTCCGAGTAGCCCACGTCCTGGCACACACTCATCTGGTGAGGGATAGGCACGCAGCGGGTCGACTGTCCCAGGTCGAAGCCCCAGGCTGGGGCCAGGAGAACCAGGAGAGTCAGGGTGAAGGAGAAGAGATCCATAGTGAAGAGAAACAAAGTCCTGACTGAAAATCCAATTAAGGAGAAGACAGGTGCTGCTGTTGCTTGCTGTAGGAAAGGTaatgtctctctgtgccagtggtCCCCCTCTATATATACAACCAGCCCAGACCCATCAGACTGTTATCAACTACCTATCAAAGAGGCTGGGACGAGGTGTGAGAGGAGACAACAGCTAGTTTTGTGATGACTGCAGACATAGGGGGTAATAGTGAATGGAGGCGGGGGGCATTATGAGAGCAATCACAGCCAAGGCATTACAATGCAAAACTATCAGTCTCCGGGGCTTATTTTCTCCATTAAATCTATTGACTTTTACATTAGAAATACCTCCTGCTGATTGGTTCACATAAGCCACTTTGCTGAGCAGCTATGTTttcatgtatatatattttttttcttgtgAGACATTGTTTTGAGAACACTGCTGTAACGACAGAAGTACATGAAACACGTTTATATTTGAGACAAAGTTCTGACAGGCATTTAAATATGACATGTGAAATCAAGAATGTTTATAATTCATACTTTACTCAGGAGAAAACAGTGTAGGCTTATTTGTTCtgtgtagacagacaggcagtctcCTCAATATTGAGTCTCTTTCATGTCTCCTCCTTTGCTAATTTGAGGGTTTCCTGAGAAGAAGGGTCCTGATCAGAGCCCAGCTCTGATCACACTCCCATTAGCGGAGTCGTGTTTCTGTCTGGCTCACTGGGCTTTGATGTGACCCTAGATTACAGACTGATGCACATGCTAAATGCTACAACAACAGCAAGCTACAGCTCTGTCTACCTATTGTAGCAATCAGATCAAACTTGACTGCAGCAGACAGACACATactttttattgtttttatttaaccaggcaagtcagttaagaacaaattcgtatttacaatgacagcctaccccgaacccggacaacactgggccaattgtgtgccaccctattggactcccaatcatggctggttgtgatacagcttggaattgAACCAGAgtatgtagtgacgcctctagcactgagatgcagtgacttagaccacGGCGCCACCCGGGAGCCCCCAGACAATCAAATAATGACATACACTCCCCTccatatttatttggacagtgaagctaaaatatGTAAATGTTGCTCTATAATCGTACATAGTAGTGATGATTAATGATCTTTGTTCCTATGTAACTtagtcactcatcattattcaggaTTAATTCATTGTTAGATGCTATTGCATTGTTTGGTGctaagaacacaagcatttcactacacccgcaataacatctgctggataagagcgtctgctaaatgacttaaatgtaaatgtaaatatgtgtatgtgaccaataaaatgtgatttgatttgattcatgtagaagtgttcaggAAAATAAAAGTGACTTAAAAAGGACA comes from the Salmo trutta chromosome 4, fSalTru1.1, whole genome shotgun sequence genome and includes:
- the LOC115193050 gene encoding secreted frizzled-related protein 5-like — protein: MDLFSFTLTLLVLLAPAWGFDLGQSTRCVPIPHQMSVCQDVGYSEMRLPNLLGHSSLEGEVVPRSEDWRPLLQTGCHPQAQAFLCSLIAPVCLDAFIQPCRSLCVAVRDSCAPVLACQGHVWPEALDCDRFPTQEDMCLTPHPKHSNSHLAKALPKPACQACPSVEEHPSLKTVLDALCQDDFAVTAKLSRRRRPSGEPEFEVEGRVEFIRQGPLLPYDTQHLLHQWLLINLPCANVLVRPGRTQLYLLTGAVQSDGTLALTRLFPWHKKNNSITVAARKWKHHKC